One stretch of Halapricum desulfuricans DNA includes these proteins:
- a CDS encoding HVO_2753 family zinc finger protein, whose protein sequence is MSESQQKRRQKCISCGINVSGTNAAAFKCPECGHQIYRCAKCRKQSNLYECPECGFTGP, encoded by the coding sequence ATGAGCGAGAGCCAGCAAAAGCGCCGGCAAAAGTGCATCTCGTGTGGGATCAACGTCTCCGGCACGAACGCCGCCGCGTTCAAGTGTCCCGAGTGCGGACACCAGATCTACCGCTGTGCGAAGTGCCGCAAGCAGAGCAACCTCTATGAGTGCCCCGAATGCGGGTTCACGGGTCCATAA
- the tatC gene encoding twin-arginine translocase subunit TatC — protein MGEGETSGADVPGEEPTPPSEPYDSDPRAYEPEPDQPGGLEGAPDDEELPLTEHIEEMFSRLLRVLVVMAVVSGIVFPFSEWLINFLWYSYIGPASADVCTQAADVAQSSACPRVYHPLGLILARLKVATLAGFVAALPVLVYESYLFMRPGLYPHERRYYLASVPTSLILAFVGLLFAHLIVLPAIFTYFLFYSEGAAEIAFSLGQTFELMVLMLGFFAFVFQIPLFIMLAIMMGVTSRRWLADKRLYFWAGFATVAFIFNPDPTGMAPFIVTATMIALFEGTLALLYWTGDGSLAPTLENATAARPYVWGTTALVGYLLSSFPMPGSYFGAIPASVLDALDSVGVLGYLPVLVALAIVGLFEATLFALKRRATRRSFRGYLRLRRVRIPVLLGAIVIGYFANPDPPLVSEAESVALPTVEVAAVVVSVIGLYELGLAVWRWRRADY, from the coding sequence ATGGGCGAGGGCGAAACGAGCGGTGCGGACGTCCCCGGCGAGGAGCCGACGCCGCCGTCCGAGCCCTACGACTCCGACCCGCGAGCGTACGAGCCCGAACCCGACCAGCCGGGCGGTCTCGAGGGAGCACCCGACGACGAGGAGCTCCCGCTGACCGAGCACATCGAGGAGATGTTCAGCCGGTTGCTTCGCGTGCTCGTCGTGATGGCCGTCGTCAGCGGCATCGTCTTTCCGTTCTCGGAGTGGCTCATCAACTTCCTGTGGTACTCGTATATCGGTCCGGCGTCGGCCGACGTGTGTACGCAGGCCGCCGACGTGGCCCAGAGCAGTGCCTGTCCCCGGGTGTACCACCCGCTCGGGCTCATTCTTGCGCGGCTGAAGGTCGCGACGCTCGCGGGCTTTGTCGCTGCACTGCCGGTGCTCGTCTACGAGAGCTACCTGTTCATGCGCCCGGGTCTGTACCCCCACGAGCGCCGGTACTACCTGGCTTCGGTGCCGACGAGCCTGATTCTGGCGTTCGTCGGGCTCCTGTTCGCCCATCTCATCGTCCTCCCGGCGATCTTCACGTACTTCCTGTTCTACTCGGAGGGGGCCGCCGAGATCGCGTTCAGCCTCGGTCAGACCTTCGAACTGATGGTGTTGATGCTCGGCTTCTTCGCATTCGTTTTCCAGATCCCGCTTTTCATCATGCTCGCGATCATGATGGGCGTCACCTCCCGGCGCTGGCTGGCCGACAAGCGGCTGTACTTCTGGGCCGGCTTCGCGACGGTGGCGTTCATCTTCAACCCCGACCCGACCGGGATGGCACCGTTCATCGTCACGGCGACGATGATCGCGCTGTTCGAGGGCACGCTCGCCCTGCTGTACTGGACCGGCGACGGCTCGCTCGCGCCGACGCTCGAGAATGCCACGGCAGCCCGGCCGTACGTCTGGGGGACGACCGCGCTCGTCGGCTACCTGCTCAGTTCGTTCCCGATGCCTGGCAGCTACTTCGGCGCGATCCCGGCTTCCGTTCTCGATGCGCTCGACAGCGTCGGGGTACTCGGCTACCTCCCGGTGCTCGTCGCGCTCGCGATCGTCGGCCTCTTCGAGGCGACGCTGTTCGCGCTCAAGCGACGGGCGACCAGACGGAGCTTCCGCGGGTACCTGCGACTCCGTCGGGTTCGGATCCCCGTGTTGCTCGGCGCGATCGTGATCGGTTACTTCGCCAATCCCGACCCGCCGCTGGTCAGCGAGGCCGAATCTGTCGCGCTTCCCACGGTCGAGGTCGCAGCGGTCGTCGTCTCGGTGATCGGACTGTACGAACTCGGACTGGCGGTCTGGCGCTGGCGACGCGCTGACTACTGA
- a CDS encoding metal-dependent transcriptional regulator translates to MSHSRNESVSESVQMYLKEIYLLSRDGEHAKTGELAERLDVSPPSVTEMFGRLEENGLLEYEKRRGAVLTDEGESRARRLLRKHCRIERFLVEHLGVREGFHEEACRLEHVMSDDVAERLDRYVELEDDCPDCYDPDRQHCSKLDV, encoded by the coding sequence ATGAGCCACAGTCGAAACGAATCGGTCAGCGAGAGCGTCCAGATGTACCTCAAGGAGATCTATCTGCTCTCCCGTGACGGCGAGCACGCAAAGACCGGCGAGCTGGCCGAGCGGCTGGACGTCTCACCGCCGAGCGTCACCGAGATGTTCGGTCGCCTGGAGGAGAACGGACTCCTGGAGTACGAGAAACGGCGCGGTGCGGTCCTGACCGACGAGGGCGAGTCGCGTGCGCGACGACTCCTGCGCAAGCACTGCCGGATCGAGCGGTTTCTCGTCGAGCACCTCGGAGTGCGAGAGGGGTTTCACGAGGAGGCGTGCCGGCTCGAGCACGTCATGAGCGACGACGTGGCCGAGCGGCTCGACCGCTACGTCGAACTCGAAGACGACTGCCCGGACTGCTACGATCCCGACCGACAGCACTGCTCGAAACTGGACGTCTGA
- a CDS encoding RNA polymerase Rpb4 family protein, which produces MTIFKEKLEEEYLTLAEAKDVLEDIERERALDEDREMRYELTRAIEHVNRFATLDIEESQEFVAELQDLEKVDEATAYKIANLLPQDRDELRAVFAQERYSLSGDELDDILNVVAKYA; this is translated from the coding sequence ATGACCATATTCAAGGAGAAACTCGAGGAGGAGTACCTGACGCTCGCCGAGGCCAAGGACGTCCTCGAGGACATCGAACGCGAGCGCGCGCTCGACGAGGACCGTGAGATGCGCTACGAACTCACGCGGGCCATCGAACACGTCAATCGCTTCGCGACACTCGACATCGAAGAGTCTCAGGAGTTCGTCGCCGAACTGCAGGACCTGGAGAAAGTCGACGAGGCCACCGCGTACAAGATCGCCAACCTCCTGCCGCAGGACCGGGACGAACTGCGGGCCGTGTTCGCTCAGGAACGCTATTCGCTGTCGGGCGACGAACTCGACGACATCCTCAACGTCGTCGCGAAATACGCCTGA
- a CDS encoding elongation factor 1-beta, which translates to MGKVAAKLKVMPQSPDVDLDALQERLEQSLPESAKINGFERDEVAFGLVALLPTVIVPDESGGTEAVEESFSEVEGVESVSVENVGRV; encoded by the coding sequence ATGGGAAAAGTCGCTGCCAAACTCAAGGTCATGCCGCAGAGTCCGGACGTCGACCTGGACGCGCTCCAGGAGCGTCTCGAACAGTCCCTGCCGGAAAGCGCGAAGATCAACGGCTTCGAGCGCGACGAGGTCGCGTTCGGGCTGGTCGCGCTGCTGCCGACAGTCATCGTTCCCGACGAATCCGGCGGCACTGAAGCTGTCGAGGAGTCCTTCAGCGAGGTCGAGGGCGTCGAGAGCGTTTCCGTCGAGAACGTCGGCCGCGTCTAG
- a CDS encoding Lrp/AsnC family transcriptional regulator: MDELDREILGILREDARTPYTEIADDVGTSEGTVRNRVEQLVEDGVIERFTVATRTGNIKAMIELRVDVNVDTTGVSERLAEWHEVDFVWQVGGEEDIVLVVDCADTAGVNELITRARELEEVVNTKTRLILDERVG; encoded by the coding sequence ATGGACGAACTGGACCGGGAGATCCTCGGGATACTCCGCGAGGACGCCCGGACACCCTACACGGAGATCGCGGACGACGTGGGAACCTCGGAGGGGACCGTCCGCAACCGGGTCGAACAGCTGGTCGAGGACGGCGTGATCGAGCGCTTTACTGTCGCGACCCGGACGGGCAACATCAAGGCGATGATCGAGTTGCGCGTGGACGTCAACGTCGACACCACGGGGGTCAGCGAGCGCCTCGCGGAGTGGCACGAGGTCGACTTCGTCTGGCAGGTCGGCGGCGAGGAGGACATCGTGCTCGTCGTCGACTGCGCCGACACCGCCGGCGTGAACGAACTCATCACGCGGGCCCGGGAACTGGAGGAAGTCGTGAATACGAAGACGAGACTGATTTTGGACGAGAGAGTCGGGTGA
- a CDS encoding ribonuclease H-like domain-containing protein gives MRVENSFIPVEGVGETTERRLWEQGITHWEEFYPDAVGETTGRRIESFIDRASDRLRAGDADFFAREFPSAEQWRLFETFRENACFFDIETTGLDERRNEVTTVSARLGGETTTLVQGRDLHDDALRDLFADADLLVTFNGKRFDVPFLEANFDVSLSDTPHLDLMYPCRRLDLTGGLKTIEGEIGIDRDRPDISGREAVQLWHQYERGDESALETLISYNREDVENLEPLTERVNERLERSVLPETATLR, from the coding sequence GTGCGCGTCGAGAACAGCTTCATTCCGGTCGAGGGCGTCGGCGAGACGACCGAGCGACGCCTCTGGGAGCAGGGGATCACCCACTGGGAGGAGTTCTACCCGGACGCGGTCGGCGAGACGACCGGCCGACGCATCGAGTCGTTCATCGACCGGGCGAGCGACCGTCTCCGGGCGGGCGACGCAGACTTCTTCGCCCGGGAGTTCCCCAGCGCCGAGCAGTGGCGGCTGTTCGAGACCTTCCGCGAGAACGCGTGTTTCTTCGACATCGAGACGACGGGACTGGACGAACGTCGCAACGAGGTGACGACCGTCAGCGCCCGACTCGGCGGCGAGACGACGACGCTCGTGCAGGGCCGCGATCTCCACGACGACGCCCTGCGGGACCTGTTTGCCGACGCCGACCTGCTCGTGACCTTCAACGGCAAGCGCTTCGACGTCCCCTTCCTCGAGGCGAACTTCGACGTCTCGCTGTCGGACACGCCTCACCTCGATCTCATGTATCCCTGCCGTCGCCTGGATCTCACGGGCGGTCTGAAGACCATCGAGGGGGAGATCGGCATCGACCGCGACCGACCGGACATCAGCGGCCGGGAAGCGGTCCAGCTGTGGCACCAGTACGAGCGCGGCGACGAATCTGCACTGGAAACGCTCATCTCGTACAACCGCGAGGACGTCGAGAACCTCGAACCGCTCACGGAACGAGTCAACGAGCGCCTCGAGCGCTCCGTCCTGCCGGAGACGGCGACGCTGCGGTAG
- a CDS encoding twin-arginine translocase subunit TatC — protein MAGAIDEDTRRTIAGGREALGAALKTVQRHLQVVFVVFVVTLVGTILALQNYIWDALKRDLITEQAEVVTITPFEVILLQFKIGLIVGAIVSVPVLLYLSRDELRRRGWLPKVPLARWKFALLVGGVLTLFALGIAYAYLFFFPLMFDFLISTATNSGFEPTYSITKWMEFIVLLSLSFGIAAQLPLVMSTLAYAEIVPYETFRDYWKHAIVGLYAGGALFTPPDPLTQLMWATPLVALYAGSLKFTRIIVTVKRSSEQFEFTAVARRNWNRIAGAALLAFLLVYVFFSTGGLSTLNDVFGASSLWPTLTPLPESTGLSRQALGVLSGTAIGIVVALVAFYRTIARELTALDPTAAASVGDPAELDVSELDAAGVRAAPLEPFEEMSEDELMGIASEALENDEPERAEALLEKFDEAQERSGQSETESTGEGTPADVGESGTPDEQADSDVVTETTAGMVDAFTEEETTEDDIGGYYYDIAFILDSLTSKAFRIVGLFMAVLGGLFFYLYQRGIRDINADFLARLPAGMSAEQVQPVALHPVEHLIFEIKFSALVAALVTLPLLLYYAWPALRERGLVTGDKRVLLVWGGSLFVGIGVGSAIGYTLVAPAIISWLAQDALGANMIIAYRIKYYAWMIVYTTIGIGLLAEVPVSMFLFHFGGLVSFESMRNRWREVTIGIFTFAMLVTPSGMFTMLLVAIPIALAFYFGLAVLWLTTLGGRRGGGGTSVEEPA, from the coding sequence ATGGCCGGCGCAATCGACGAGGACACCCGTCGGACGATCGCTGGCGGTCGGGAGGCGCTCGGAGCGGCGCTCAAGACAGTGCAGCGACATCTTCAGGTCGTCTTCGTCGTCTTCGTCGTCACGCTCGTCGGGACGATTCTCGCACTGCAGAACTACATCTGGGACGCGCTCAAACGCGATCTGATCACCGAACAGGCCGAGGTCGTCACGATCACGCCGTTCGAAGTCATTCTCCTGCAGTTCAAGATCGGACTGATCGTCGGTGCGATCGTCTCTGTGCCCGTACTGCTGTACCTCTCGCGGGACGAACTCCGGCGGCGCGGCTGGCTCCCGAAAGTACCGCTGGCCAGATGGAAGTTCGCGCTACTGGTCGGGGGCGTCCTGACGCTGTTCGCGCTCGGCATCGCGTACGCCTACCTGTTTTTCTTCCCGCTGATGTTCGACTTCCTCATCAGCACGGCGACCAACTCCGGGTTCGAGCCGACCTACTCGATCACCAAGTGGATGGAGTTCATCGTGCTGTTGTCGCTGTCGTTCGGGATCGCCGCCCAGTTGCCACTGGTGATGAGCACGCTGGCGTACGCCGAGATCGTCCCTTACGAGACGTTCCGTGATTACTGGAAGCACGCGATCGTCGGGCTGTACGCCGGCGGGGCGCTGTTCACCCCGCCGGACCCGTTGACCCAGTTGATGTGGGCGACGCCGCTGGTGGCGCTGTATGCGGGCAGTCTGAAGTTCACCCGGATCATCGTGACGGTCAAGCGCAGCAGCGAGCAGTTCGAGTTCACGGCGGTCGCCAGACGGAACTGGAACCGGATCGCCGGGGCGGCGCTGCTGGCGTTTCTGCTGGTGTACGTCTTCTTCTCGACCGGCGGACTGTCGACGCTGAACGACGTGTTCGGAGCGTCGTCGCTGTGGCCGACGCTGACGCCGCTGCCGGAATCGACCGGCCTCTCCCGGCAGGCGCTCGGGGTTCTCTCGGGGACGGCGATCGGGATCGTGGTCGCACTAGTCGCCTTCTATCGGACGATTGCCCGCGAGTTGACGGCGCTCGACCCGACAGCGGCCGCGAGCGTCGGCGATCCCGCCGAGCTGGACGTCAGCGAACTCGACGCCGCGGGCGTCCGGGCGGCCCCCCTCGAGCCGTTCGAAGAGATGAGCGAGGACGAACTGATGGGCATCGCCTCCGAGGCGCTGGAAAACGACGAGCCCGAACGCGCGGAGGCGCTGCTTGAGAAATTCGACGAGGCTCAGGAGCGATCGGGCCAGTCGGAGACCGAATCGACCGGCGAAGGCACGCCGGCCGACGTCGGCGAAAGCGGGACGCCCGACGAGCAAGCGGACTCGGACGTCGTCACCGAGACGACGGCGGGCATGGTCGACGCGTTCACCGAGGAGGAGACGACCGAAGACGACATCGGCGGGTACTACTACGACATCGCGTTCATTCTGGATTCGCTGACCTCGAAGGCGTTCCGGATCGTCGGGCTGTTCATGGCCGTGCTCGGGGGGCTGTTCTTCTACCTCTATCAACGCGGGATCAGGGATATCAACGCCGACTTCCTCGCGCGGCTGCCGGCCGGGATGAGCGCCGAACAGGTCCAGCCGGTCGCGTTACATCCCGTCGAACACCTGATCTTCGAGATCAAGTTCAGCGCGCTGGTCGCCGCGCTCGTGACGCTCCCGCTACTGCTGTATTACGCCTGGCCGGCGCTCCGCGAGCGAGGGCTCGTCACGGGTGACAAACGCGTGTTGCTCGTCTGGGGCGGGTCGCTGTTCGTCGGCATCGGGGTCGGCAGCGCGATCGGGTACACGCTGGTCGCGCCGGCGATCATCTCCTGGCTGGCTCAGGACGCGCTGGGGGCGAACATGATCATCGCCTACCGGATCAAGTACTACGCCTGGATGATCGTCTACACGACGATCGGGATCGGCCTGCTGGCGGAGGTCCCGGTGTCGATGTTCCTGTTTCACTTCGGCGGGCTGGTCTCCTTCGAGTCGATGCGGAACCGCTGGCGGGAAGTGACGATCGGGATCTTCACCTTCGCCATGCTCGTCACCCCCAGCGGTATGTTCACGATGTTGCTCGTGGCGATTCCGATCGCGCTGGCGTTTTACTTCGGGCTGGCCGTGCTGTGGCTCACCACACTGGGCGGCCGTCGCGGCGGTGGCGGCACCAGCGTCGAGGAACCCGCGTGA
- a CDS encoding 50S ribosomal protein L21e yields MPSSNGPLEGTRNKLKNDPRDRGTSPPQRAVQQFEEGDAVHLAIDPSVNEGRFHPRFNGHTGTVVGTQGKAYKVQIKDDGVEKTLIVKAAHLRRQE; encoded by the coding sequence ATGCCCAGTTCGAACGGTCCGCTCGAGGGAACGCGGAACAAGCTCAAAAACGACCCCCGCGATCGGGGAACGTCGCCGCCACAGCGCGCCGTCCAGCAGTTCGAGGAAGGCGACGCTGTCCATCTGGCGATCGACCCCAGTGTCAACGAGGGCCGGTTTCACCCGCGGTTCAACGGTCACACTGGCACCGTCGTCGGCACGCAGGGGAAAGCCTACAAGGTCCAGATCAAAGACGACGGCGTCGAGAAGACGCTGATCGTCAAGGCCGCGCACCTCCGCCGCCAGGAGTAA
- a CDS encoding rhomboid family intramembrane serine protease, protein MDEPSSPSLSLAALAVVVGVAQILLAIVGVDPYALALAWPLGEDPWTLLTSVFAHSGPGHLLSNLIGLVVVGLFLERRTSPARFYAFFLATGIVAGVMEVTVSTLVFDHRAAVLGASGAVFALFGYVLGGNRLTEFVAGGITVSPVVQLGVLLVVAAGLTLATAGPQTALIAHFTGLAVGVLAGRRHLLRSSTSPSSAHYSRR, encoded by the coding sequence ATGGACGAGCCCTCGAGCCCCTCCTTGTCGCTGGCTGCTCTCGCCGTCGTCGTCGGCGTCGCACAGATACTGCTGGCGATCGTCGGCGTCGACCCCTACGCTCTCGCGCTCGCCTGGCCGCTCGGCGAGGACCCCTGGACGCTGTTGACCAGCGTCTTCGCCCACAGCGGGCCCGGGCACCTCCTGTCGAACCTGATCGGGCTGGTGGTCGTCGGCCTGTTTCTCGAGCGCAGAACCTCTCCAGCCCGGTTTTACGCGTTCTTCCTCGCGACCGGGATCGTCGCCGGAGTGATGGAGGTGACCGTCTCGACGCTCGTGTTCGACCACCGGGCAGCGGTACTCGGTGCCAGCGGCGCGGTCTTCGCGCTGTTCGGCTACGTCCTGGGCGGAAACCGCCTGACCGAGTTCGTCGCGGGCGGCATCACGGTCAGTCCGGTCGTGCAACTGGGCGTCCTACTCGTGGTGGCGGCCGGCCTGACGCTCGCGACCGCCGGGCCACAGACCGCTCTGATCGCACACTTCACCGGTCTCGCGGTCGGCGTCCTCGCCGGTCGCCGACACCTGCTTCGGTCGTCTACCAGTCCGTCCTCGGCACATTACAGCCGGCGATAA
- the carA gene encoding glutamine-hydrolyzing carbamoyl-phosphate synthase small subunit — translation MTDAYVALEGERIVEARARAPGTANGELVFTTAYTGYEESLTDPSYEEQILTFSYPLIGNYGVREERFESDRVQPNAVVARELTDDVAEWLEGEGVPAVDHLDTRDIVTEIRDEGAMKCGIAAGPDATEADAIEQLHQCKHMSEHRDIGAQVSVPEPVVHNEGGDGARVALVDCGAKGSIIDSLVERDAEVHVLPYDATEDDIEAVDPDLLFISNGPGDPENFERAGEVVDTYVGEVPIAGICLGQQVVANALGGETEKMEFGHRGVNQPVRDLRTDQVVMTTQNHGYTVAEPGDNLDVTQINVNDDTPEGLENEELGIITRQYHPEANPGPHDSLGFFDDVLELAGE, via the coding sequence ATGACTGACGCCTACGTGGCGCTCGAAGGCGAACGCATCGTCGAGGCCCGCGCACGCGCCCCCGGGACAGCCAACGGAGAGCTGGTGTTCACGACCGCTTACACCGGATACGAGGAGAGTCTGACAGATCCCTCCTACGAGGAGCAGATTCTGACGTTCTCGTACCCGTTGATCGGTAACTACGGAGTCCGCGAGGAACGGTTCGAGTCCGACCGTGTCCAGCCCAACGCCGTCGTCGCTCGCGAGTTAACCGACGACGTCGCCGAATGGCTCGAGGGCGAGGGCGTGCCGGCGGTCGATCACCTCGACACGCGGGACATCGTGACCGAGATCCGCGACGAGGGGGCGATGAAGTGCGGGATCGCCGCAGGCCCGGACGCAACTGAGGCGGACGCGATCGAACAGCTTCACCAGTGCAAGCACATGTCCGAGCACCGCGACATCGGCGCGCAGGTCAGCGTCCCCGAGCCGGTCGTCCACAACGAGGGCGGCGACGGCGCGCGGGTCGCGCTGGTCGACTGCGGCGCGAAGGGTTCGATCATCGACTCGCTGGTCGAGCGCGACGCCGAGGTGCACGTCCTGCCCTACGACGCGACTGAGGACGACATCGAGGCGGTCGATCCCGACCTGCTTTTCATCTCGAACGGCCCGGGCGATCCGGAGAACTTCGAGCGGGCCGGCGAGGTTGTCGACACCTACGTCGGCGAGGTACCGATCGCGGGGATCTGTCTCGGACAGCAGGTCGTCGCCAACGCGCTGGGCGGCGAGACCGAGAAGATGGAGTTCGGCCACCGCGGCGTCAACCAGCCCGTGCGTGATCTCCGCACGGACCAGGTCGTCATGACGACCCAGAACCACGGTTACACGGTCGCCGAGCCCGGCGACAACCTCGACGTGACCCAGATCAACGTCAACGACGACACGCCCGAGGGTCTAGAGAACGAGGAACTGGGAATCATCACCCGGCAGTATCACCCCGAGGCGAATCCCGGACCGCACGATTCGCTCGGCTTTTTCGACGACGTGCTCGAACTCGCGGGGGAGTAG
- a CDS encoding RimK family alpha-L-glutamate ligase: MTASTPVTVGVLSLHNSKETKAICNAVEALGHEPAWLRRENTEVEVSDGEVTLRPDVDVVVNRLLLSKSTEPCEELGLARTVAQLRPTLNDPAATLTAMHKVATAAALARSDIPVPDALLALESERLNARLAATGSEAVYKTAIGTNGGGTWKVGPGERVNARVGNRYAFLQSLIERDPGERARDLRVYVVGDRVVGSMFRYAPENDWRTNVALGGEVENAGEEIPESVRDIALRATDAVGLDYAGVDLVEGEDGWLVLEVNPTAGFKGLYEATGISPAPYIAAHAVEAAGGAVADDRVAELATVLDDSVPDCRPSAAPTSAREPQSIGYIEDVIVSGTGGSETVLAKSDTGATRTSIDTGLAAEIGAGPIKSITRVKSGSRKVSKSRPVVDLVVAVGGSRHTVTASVEDRSHMQYPVLLGRDILQHYRVDVSRRADTDGEDEDNEEEEASVEE; encoded by the coding sequence ATGACCGCGTCGACTCCCGTCACCGTCGGAGTGCTCAGTCTCCACAACAGCAAGGAGACCAAGGCGATCTGCAACGCCGTCGAGGCGCTGGGTCACGAGCCCGCGTGGCTCCGCCGAGAGAACACGGAAGTAGAGGTCTCCGACGGTGAGGTGACGCTCCGACCGGACGTCGACGTCGTCGTCAACCGGCTGTTGCTCTCGAAGTCGACCGAGCCCTGCGAGGAACTCGGCCTGGCCCGGACGGTCGCGCAGTTGCGCCCGACGCTGAACGACCCCGCCGCGACGCTGACGGCGATGCACAAGGTCGCGACGGCCGCTGCGCTGGCACGGTCGGACATCCCCGTTCCGGACGCGCTACTGGCCTTGGAGTCCGAGCGGCTCAACGCCCGGCTGGCGGCCACCGGGTCCGAAGCCGTCTACAAGACCGCTATCGGGACCAACGGCGGCGGGACCTGGAAGGTCGGCCCCGGCGAGCGCGTCAACGCCCGCGTCGGCAACCGCTACGCGTTCCTCCAGTCGCTGATCGAACGCGACCCCGGCGAGCGGGCCCGCGACCTCCGAGTGTACGTCGTCGGCGACCGGGTCGTCGGCTCGATGTTCCGCTACGCGCCGGAAAACGACTGGCGGACCAACGTCGCGCTCGGTGGCGAAGTCGAGAACGCAGGGGAGGAGATTCCCGAATCAGTTCGGGACATCGCTCTCCGGGCCACTGACGCCGTCGGGCTGGACTACGCCGGCGTCGACCTCGTCGAGGGCGAGGACGGCTGGCTCGTCCTCGAGGTCAACCCCACGGCGGGGTTCAAGGGCCTCTACGAAGCGACCGGGATCAGCCCCGCGCCGTACATCGCCGCCCACGCCGTCGAGGCGGCCGGCGGCGCCGTCGCGGACGACCGCGTCGCTGAACTGGCGACCGTCCTCGACGACTCGGTGCCGGACTGTCGGCCCAGCGCCGCGCCGACCAGCGCCCGCGAGCCACAGTCGATCGGCTACATCGAGGACGTCATCGTCAGCGGGACCGGCGGGTCGGAGACCGTCCTCGCGAAATCTGACACGGGAGCGACCCGGACCAGCATCGACACCGGTCTCGCCGCCGAGATCGGGGCCGGCCCGATCAAGTCGATCACGCGGGTCAAGTCCGGCAGCCGGAAAGTCTCGAAGAGCCGTCCGGTCGTCGACCTCGTCGTCGCCGTCGGCGGGAGTCGCCACACCGTCACCGCCAGCGTCGAAGACCGCAGCCACATGCAGTACCCCGTGTTACTCGGCCGCGACATCCTCCAGCACTACCGCGTCGACGTCTCTCGACGAGCCGACACGGACGGCGAAGACGAGGACAACGAAGAAGAAGAGGCAAGCGTCGAGGAGTGA